The following coding sequences are from one Musa acuminata AAA Group cultivar baxijiao chromosome BXJ2-4, Cavendish_Baxijiao_AAA, whole genome shotgun sequence window:
- the LOC135611380 gene encoding histone H2A.6-like, with translation MAGRGKTLASGAAKKGTSRSSKAGLQFPVGRIARFLKAGKYAERVGAGAPVYLAAVLEYLAAEVLELAGNAARDNKKTRIVPRHIQLAVRNDDELTKLLGSVTIASGGVMPNIHNLLLPKKASKHSAAGDGES, from the exons ATGGCGGGAAGAGGGAAGACGTTAGCCTCGGGTGCGGCGAAGAAGGGGACGTCGAGGAGTAGCAAGGCTGGCCTCCAGTTCCCTGTTGGCCGGATTGCGCGGTTCTTGAAGGCCGGCAAGTACGCCGAGCGAGTCGGCGCCGGTGCCCCCGTCTACCTCGCCGCCGTTCTCGAGTATCTTGCTGCTGAG GTGTTGGAGCTGGCGGGCAATGCAGCGCGGGACAACAAGAAGACTCGGATCGTGCCCCGCCACATCCAGTTGGCGGTGCGGAACGACGACGAGCTGACGAAGCTGCTGGGCTCCGTCACCATCGCCAGCGGCGGCGTGATGCCCAACATCCACAATCTGCTACTCCCCAAGAAGGCCTCCAAGCACTCCGCCGCCGGCGATGGCGAGAGCTAA
- the LOC103982080 gene encoding uncharacterized protein LOC103982080, producing MRLLEFPCGRRAIRPDKEAPAAKECEGKRRRRASAWRPSLVVISEDAALMGDKAVPKGGGGPRKAKAQATRRFVPRPFKDDHGQYAVAAVVPAFAPAAFIF from the exons ATGAGGCTACTGGAATTCCCCTGCGGCCGGCGAGCCATACGGCCGGATAAGGAGGCGCCGGCAGCCAAGGAGTGCGAGGGCAAGCGCCGGAGGAGGGCGTCGGCGTGGCGGCCGTCGTTGGTCGTGATCTCAGAGGACGCGGCGCTGATGGGGGATAAGGCGGTGCCCAAGGGTGGCGGCGGACCGCGGAAGGCGAAAGCCCAAGCGACGCGTAGGTTTGTTCCGCGGCCCTTCAAGGACGACCATGG GCAGTATGCGGTGGCTGCGGTTGTTCCCGCTTTTGCTCCGGCGGCCTTCATTTTCTAA
- the LOC103982079 gene encoding F-box/LRR-repeat protein At3g48880 produces the protein MATGERAPGGKISDADVAGGGGRRWDDLNRDLLVAIFGRLGVADLIAGVPFVCSSWRDAARDPLCWRELDFREWEPLSRRLGAHGDDHADFTGILHSVIARGHQLLKSIYFPFFADDIDLLYVAERCPGLHYFSLPNPEMDEEMFRKAVGKLAFLRGMAVDENLIRSEVLLHVNQCCASLKELSVFSEFVDEDMASVICKSLPSLRKLEITESVISSQAIITFIDGLKELEHFDISGYENSAITDVVLQKASRLKVFIWNSRFELGEFMDCSNCGEDWLLQRSCECMLDRKVMEWLTELS, from the exons ATGGCCACCGGGGAAAGGGCACCGGGAGGAAAGATCTCCGACGCCGACGTCGCAGGGGGTGGCGGTAGACGGTGGGATGACCTAAACCGGGACCTCCTGGTGGCGATCTTCGGGAGGTTGGGGGTGGCGGATCTCATCGCTGGCGTCCCTTTCGTCTGCTCCTCATGGCGCGACGCCGCGCGGGATCCCCTCTGCTGGCGGGAGCTCGACTTCCGCGAGTGGGAACCCCTCTCCCGCCGCCTCGGCGCCCATGGTGACGACCACGCCGACTTCACCGGCATCCTCCACTCGGTCATCGCCCGCGGCCATCAGCTCCTGAAATCGATCTACTTCCCCTTCTTCGCCGACGACATTGATCTCTTATATGTTGCAGAAAG GTGTCCAGGGTTGCATTATTTCAGTCTGCCAAACCCAGAAATGGACGAGGAAATGTTCCGCAAGGCTGTTGGAAAACTCGCGTTCCTCAGAGGCATGGCGGTGGACGAGAATCTCATCAGGAGTGAAGTCCTTCTACACGTTAACCAATGCTGCGCTTCCTTAAAGGAGCTCAGCGTTTTTTCTGAGTTCGTGGATGAAGATATGGCGTCCGTGATCTGCAAGTCCCTTCCCTCTCTTCGGAAGCTTGAGATAACAGAGTCCGTCATCTCCTCACAAGCTATAATTACCTTTATAGATGGATTAAAGGAACTTGAGCATTTTGACATTTCTGGATACGAGAATTCCGCAATCACTGATGTGGTTCTTCAGAAGGCTTCTCGTCTGAAGGTGTTTATATGGAACTCGAGGTTCGAGTTGGGTGAATTCATGGACTGCTCCAACTGCGGGGAGGACTGGCTCCTACAGAGATCCTGTGAGTGCATGCTGGACCGAAAGGTGATGGAGTGGCTGACAGAACTTTCTTGA